A single genomic interval of bacterium harbors:
- a CDS encoding HD domain-containing protein, protein MSDLVVRLLPEIEDIRDEALRAKVHACWQEAIDFRGWTEELLRSIPFTLLADNVSIAFIDHVRAVCRMCIACDDILTEVHGEKKTPINRDYLIAGALLADVGKLLEYDLVDGAPVKSDYGKHIRHPFSGVGLAFKHGLPSEVMHIIATHSKEGAGEKRLPESIVFHHADFIDFELVK, encoded by the coding sequence CATTCGAGATGAAGCCCTCCGGGCGAAGGTCCACGCATGCTGGCAGGAGGCGATCGATTTTCGCGGGTGGACGGAAGAGCTGCTGCGCAGTATCCCGTTTACCCTGCTGGCCGACAATGTCTCGATCGCATTCATTGACCATGTCCGTGCCGTATGCAGAATGTGTATAGCCTGTGACGATATACTCACTGAAGTGCATGGTGAGAAGAAAACGCCGATCAACAGGGATTACCTCATCGCCGGCGCCCTGCTGGCAGATGTCGGGAAACTGCTCGAGTACGACCTTGTGGACGGCGCACCTGTGAAATCGGACTATGGCAAGCATATCCGGCACCCGTTCAGTGGGGTCGGACTTGCGTTCAAGCACGGATTGCCTTCCGAGGTCATGCACATTATCGCAACGCACTCCAAAGAGGGTGCAGGAGAAAAACGGCTGCCTGAAAGTATCGTCTTTCATCACGCTGATTTTATCGATTTTGAACTTGTGAAGTAA